The Streptomyces sp. NBC_01268 genome segment TACGGCGACGTCACCGACGCCGTCTACCGCCTGGTCGAGGACACCTGGCTGGACAACTGGTCCGCCGAGAAGTACGTGGGAACGATCTTCCGCGACTCCGGCGAGGCCGCCCTCGTGGACGTGGCCGTGCTGCGGGTGCTGCGGATCATGCACCAGGTCGGCCCGGACGCGCCGGTCTCCGCGTATCTGGAGCACCACGGGTGGCCGGAGGCGGTGCGGGCCGCCCGCGAGGCACACGTACGGATGGCGACGGCGGACGGCGAGGACCCCGAGGTGCCGCCGCGCTCCCTGGAGATCCTGCGGATCATGACCCGTTCCGCCTGACGGACGGCGGCGCGGGGTGGTCCGCCCGGTGTGGCAGGCTGGGCCAATGACCGACCAGTACGTCCTCACCCTCTCCTGCCCCGACAAGCAGGGCATCGTGCACGCCGTGTCGAGCTATCTCTTCATCACGGGATGCAACATCGAGGACAGCCAGCAGTTCGGAGACCGTGACAGCGGTCTCTTCTTCATGCGGGTCCACTTCTCGGCGGAGGCGCCGGTCACGGTGGAGAAGCTGCGGGCCAGCTTCGCCGCGGTGGGCGACTCGTTCACCATGGACTGGCAGATCAACCGGGCCGACGAGCGGATGCGCGTCGTGCTGATGGTGTCGAAGTTCGGCCACTGCCTGAACGACCTGCTGTTCCGCTCCCGGATCGGCGCGCTGCCCGTCGAGATCGTGGCGGTCGTCTCCAACCACACGGACTTCGCGGAGCTGGTCGGCTCGTACGGGATCCCGTTCCGGCACATTCCGGTCACCAAGGACACCAAGGCGGAGGCCGAGGCGGAACTCCTCGCCCTGGTCCGCGACGAGGACGTCGAGCTGGTCGTCCTCGCCCGCTACATGCAGGTCCTCTCCGACGACCTGTGCAAGCAGCTCTCCGGGCGGATCATCAACATCCACCACTCCTTCCTCCCCAGCTTCAAGGGCGCCAAGCCCTACCACCAGGCGCACGCGCGCGGTGTGAAGCTGATCGGCGCCACGGCGCACTACGTGACGGCCGACCTCGACGAGGGCCCGATCATCGAGCAGGAGGTCGAGCGGGTCGGCCACGAGGTGACCCCCGACCAGCTGGTGGCGACCGGCCGCGACGTGGAGTGCCAGGCGCTCGCCCGCGCCGTGAAGTGGCACGCCGAGCGCCGCATCCTGCTCAACGGGCGCCGCACGGTCGTCTTCGCCTAGGGAGCCGGCCCCGCTACATCCGGCTCAGGGACGCCGCCGCGCACAGCACGTCGCGGATCGCCTCCCGGTCGCCGTCCTGCCCCGCCGCGGCCTCCTCCGGCGGGACGTGCCCGGCGACCAGCTGGAAGAACTCGACGCCGTCCATCGCCACCTGGGCCACCGCGCGCTCCCGGGAGCCGAGCGCCCCGGGCGAGTCCAGGGCGATGAACCAGTGCCCGCCGCCCGCGCCCTCGATCTCCAGGTGGAGGGAGCGGCCGGGCGAGCCGGCCGTGACCATCTCGCGGGCCGGGGCCGCCAGCCCCGTGCGGCGGCGCCCGGCGAGGGTCGCGGGCAGCATCCGGGCCGCGAGGTCGATCATGCCGTGCATGTGCGCGCCGCTGGGCGGCTCGTACGGGTAGTCCACCGCCCGCGCGATGTCCCCGGCGTGCACCCAGCACTCGAAGGCCCGCTCCAGCAGCGAGTCCCGCAGCGGCAGCGCGAAGTCCCCGTACGTCACCGTCAGGTCCGCGACGCCGCGCCCGGCGAAGGACGCGGTGCGGATGAGGGTGTGGCTCTGCTCCCGCCAGGGCTC includes the following:
- a CDS encoding SCO4402 family protein, which produces MGGMPLNDMPWWRWRSNVRSALHMLSDPGFHETTWLAGQEGYGDVTDAVYRLVEDTWLDNWSAEKYVGTIFRDSGEAALVDVAVLRVLRIMHQVGPDAPVSAYLEHHGWPEAVRAAREAHVRMATADGEDPEVPPRSLEILRIMTRSA
- the purU gene encoding formyltetrahydrofolate deformylase, translated to MTDQYVLTLSCPDKQGIVHAVSSYLFITGCNIEDSQQFGDRDSGLFFMRVHFSAEAPVTVEKLRASFAAVGDSFTMDWQINRADERMRVVLMVSKFGHCLNDLLFRSRIGALPVEIVAVVSNHTDFAELVGSYGIPFRHIPVTKDTKAEAEAELLALVRDEDVELVVLARYMQVLSDDLCKQLSGRIINIHHSFLPSFKGAKPYHQAHARGVKLIGATAHYVTADLDEGPIIEQEVERVGHEVTPDQLVATGRDVECQALARAVKWHAERRILLNGRRTVVFA